In one window of Rhodopseudomonas palustris HaA2 DNA:
- a CDS encoding DUF2158 domain-containing protein translates to MTEEITDGSVVRLKSGGPSMTVKWVGENGLGEHGALCQWFVQDKAPWKAEEKLFPLSSLKLLEP, encoded by the coding sequence ATGACTGAAGAAATCACAGATGGAAGCGTAGTTCGTCTTAAATCAGGGGGCCCCTCAATGACGGTGAAATGGGTTGGCGAGAACGGACTCGGCGAGCATGGGGCACTCTGTCAGTGGTTCGTTCAAGACAAAGCTCCGTGGAAGGCCGAGGAAAAGCTATTTCCATTGTCTTCCTTGAAATTGCTTGAACCATAG
- a CDS encoding phosphatidylserine/phosphatidylglycerophosphate/cardiolipin synthase family protein translates to MQPDQRYRQIGRLIEIAPPAPRNDNLSLELMRWVGQVSAVIADTKNLLLQAEISIAIDGLQHPGRADSFQKIMITLYKALGEAELIAPADAKGSFVPVGNTFDAFSAVSKILGSARHDVLLVDPYLDDSVLVDFGGCAPEGVPVRLLTDEATVKPSLAPAVARWKVQYPSRPVEVRLSPARTLHDRAIFIDNAIAWTVTQSLKDLAKRSPAELVRVDDTASLKISAYDALWHAAQLCP, encoded by the coding sequence ATGCAGCCCGATCAGCGTTATCGCCAAATTGGACGCCTGATAGAAATTGCTCCGCCGGCGCCTCGCAATGATAATTTGTCGCTGGAACTAATGCGCTGGGTAGGACAGGTGTCCGCAGTCATCGCGGACACGAAAAATTTGCTGCTGCAGGCTGAAATATCAATTGCGATTGACGGTTTACAGCATCCAGGCCGCGCGGATTCATTTCAGAAAATTATGATTACGCTATACAAGGCCCTGGGTGAAGCGGAACTGATTGCGCCTGCTGATGCGAAGGGCTCGTTTGTCCCCGTTGGTAATACATTCGATGCATTCTCTGCGGTTTCAAAGATACTGGGCTCGGCACGTCACGACGTATTGCTCGTCGACCCATATCTGGACGATTCGGTCTTGGTCGACTTTGGAGGCTGCGCTCCGGAAGGCGTTCCGGTCCGCTTGTTAACAGACGAAGCCACTGTCAAACCCAGCCTTGCGCCGGCGGTAGCCCGTTGGAAGGTGCAGTACCCTTCTCGACCAGTCGAAGTTCGCTTATCGCCTGCGCGTACGCTTCACGACCGAGCGATCTTTATTGACAATGCAATAGCTTGGACTGTCACTCAGTCACTAAAGGATCTTGCGAAAAGATCACCCGCCGAACTTGTACGGGTCGATGATACTGCTTCATTGAAGATCTCCGCGTACGACGCCCTTTGGCACGCAGCTCAACTTTGCCCTTGA